The DNA window TTGCCgcggcggctgcagcggcggcagcaacaggcgcccaacagcagcaacaacaacaacagcaacaacagtcacAGAACCAACAAAGTACAACGGCAACAAACAATGCCAGCGGAACAGCCTCAGTGCTAACCACAACCGCCAATTGCAATATACAATATCCGATGCAGTCGCTAGCGCAGCACGGCCTGCAGGTAAAGTAACGGAAATTGGAATCCTTAAATAGCACAAAGTAATGAAAGTGATTTTGATTCCAATCTAAATTAGAGACAATGTTATCAAAtgttatattcaaattaattcaaatgtgAAACTAAAACACGAAACTCTTCCAAAAATATCTTAACTGATTATCACTTATCATAAAAATTAGCTTAGttcaaatcaaacaattttaatttgcaatcaatttaaatccAAAATTTAATCAAGCTTAGTACATATATGAAACATTCGAATATTAGAATGATTTTCATTCGAGCTGATCAccacttaatataaaataacttGGCTCAAGGCAAGAATAATGTACGTTCTACTTAAAtctaaaatcaaaacaaacatcTAAGCTTTAGTAAGTTTAGTTTTGTATTCAAAATTGAATCTGAAACTTGACTTGATGATATTTTAACTCTTTATGAGCATTAACTAATATCGAATCTCCAATTTTCAGGTACAATCCGTGATACAGGCGGCGAATCATTCAGGTGTTATACAAACTGCCGCTggaacacaacaacaacaacaacaacagcagcagcagcagcaacaacagcaggcgcTGGCCGCCGCAGCGGCAATGCACAAGGGCGGAGGTGGAGTGGTCTATGTAACGAAGCCGGCGAATACAACAGTTATACACACGACTACCAGCAATGCAGTCCAAGTGCGTAACAAAGTGCGTAGTAACTACTAATCGCATATGtcaatgaaacaaaaacacacgcaAACTACTAATATATCtatttgttaatttgaattgttgtGCTAACTTGGCTTTTGTCTTTTCGCTTAGATCCCTCCAAATTTTCAATGTAAGATCAAACCTGAGCCGAATACACAGCATCCGGAGGATAGCGACGAAAGCTTGTCGGATGACGATTCACAGCATCATCGCAGTAATCTAACGCGTAGGCCATCGTACAATAAGATCTTTACTGAAATCAGTGGACCTGACATAAGCGgtaatttacattttggcAATTACAAATCTTTTAATCTTAGACACCATAAACTGCCTAGCCCTCTACCCcgcgcgctctcttgctcaCGTTATCTGTTCTCTATCTTTCAACTGTCTTTCTCTCTATCAATCAACATATCAACATAtgtactataaaaaaaaaacactcaaTGTTCTCTTAGCTCTACCATTGaagaaaatgttttgtaatcaatttgtatattgaaATTTGCTATATCAGAATATGCTGCTGAGTAAACTTTTAATCGTaatctttaaatttgtattttatagaacaaatattttatactacaaatcttaaaatattttaaaatcagAGTTCCATATGagaaaatgcttaaaagcataaattgcttatataaTATTGTTAGATTTGAAATTTGCTATGTCaaatcaatatttgttttcaaacctcaaatgaaaatatgttaaatagcTCGCATAGCTATATAATTCTTGCATACTATGTTTTTGGTAGAGCTTAGAAGCGGCGGCCCCCTCTCTAATTATACTCAATATTTTCTCTTAcaaccacccacacacccCCCCACGCATAAACTCCATTAGCATTCATTACAAGCTTTCATTTTGTGTCTTGCACTCTCGACATTTCCCCTGAAGCagttaaaattgtaattgaaaactCTGCCTCTAATGTTAAGCGTAACTAACTAAACAATATTCTACATCATTGCATCAGAgccatttataaaaaaaaaaaaccaaaaagatattttatacattgttTATAGAACAGCTGTGAACAAAAGGCGTCCTTGTCGCTCATAGCGCTCACTCGCTCTGGCTCATGCGCACAAAGTCATTTTTACacatcaaatcaaaatacattttagcctgttgtagttgttgtttcGATGTTCCtacctgttgttgttgttgctgttgctgttgctgttgctgagatTGTTGCTTGATGAAATTGAGATGCAATTAATGAAgcttaatgtaatttaatatgaattttgCTGGCACCTGTAGTTAAcattaaaacaaactaaataactcaagtgtgtgtgtgtcaaaaacaattagtttgttatttctttGGGCTAAGTAGCTgctttccacacacacatgcacacacctAACTGTACATAACAAATTGGCTAATCTGCCACGCCTACATAACGCCCATATCAAGCATATTTCATCGCTCTCATGCATTCAcaactttcacacacacactcacacacattaaattctgaaatatttggaaatttcgaaaatatgttttcttataatttttattgttgtttttttttttcgtttttctttttgactgcccaaaataaaatataccataaatgttgcaacaattactcaacaacaacaacaacatcatgaaccaaccaaacaacaacaacaactgccctaaaaaatataaaatacaaacaactccctaataatataatatatataatttaaaaacaatatgtgtatgcatatgaatatatatcAATCGATCGATTGCTCTGCTCCTGACTCTGACTTTCGACTCCGATGTGGGCTGCAGCGGGCGCAGCGCTGCAAATGTCCGACGGCGGCGTGCCTTGTTCACAGCTGAGCAGCGGGGCGGGGGCGGGTGGTGGCGGCATCGGCAATTCAACCAGCAGTCCACTGCTACACATGACGCCAGATACGGCCTACTATTTATCCAATCGGATACCCTTCAATACCAGTAAACAGCAAATCTATTGAAACCACAAGCAAACAGATTCACTAATTGCTGCATTATTCATTTCTCATCCGATAACAGATAACAGCGGCATTGCGGAGGATCAGACGCGTAAGCGTGAGATACGATTGCAGAAGAATCGCGAGGCGGCGCGCGAGTGTCGGCGCAAAAAGAAGGAGTACATCAAGTGCCTAGAGAATCGTGTGGCGGTGCtagaaaaccaaaacaaagcGCTCATCGAGGAGCTGAAGTCACTCAAGGAGCTCTACTGCCAAACCAAGAACGAATGAagccagcggcagcgacagcagacACGCTTGGCAttggcggcgacggcggcgacagcagcagcagcagcagcagcaccggcggcggcagcagcagcagcataagcaacagttgcagcagcaacgtcagcgacagcagcagcagcgacgggcggcggcggcggcagcagcagcagcttcaagtcGAACGAACAGAATAAACTTTTGGACATGTACTTGACTTTGGACGGGGTAGACGGCAGCCAGCCTCATATCATGGtttaatatacatacgtataaaCTCGTTATATGTAGCAACAATTCAAAgtgtaatataattttattgatttttatgttgttgttgttgttgccattacCCACACACgtagacagacacacatacacacatgcatacagacACAatgtaattatgtttataatttatatgtgtaatattatttttacaaaacaaatttatgtttatacgctttagttttattttattaatttaattaaatgctttaacagtaattgctgctgttatttaattcttactgtaattaattttattattattatattttgagtttatgtttatcatatttacacatttttttttgactaCATATAcgctcttttgtttatatatacatatattgtatatatatatgtactttaAGCCTACAAATTGGAATTTAGCGCATTGTTGCTaagcttaactaaatttaaattgtgttttagataaattaaatttaaaaaacaggCGTCTAGCTAAATTGTTCTCTcaccccacacacatacacacacacacactcaaaaaaCACAGAGCagcgaaatttaaattaagttaaacacaaaacaaaaacattacaCTTTTAGGCAAATGCTAAAGTGCATAGATGAGAAATGAAACTATTTCTTACATGATGAAGTTAGCTATGAGCTCCTTTCCCTTTTTAATTACCATTAAGCTGTCTCTCGctccaaaacacacacacacaactttatACTTTCAACAGAAATTGTCAactgtgtgtatataaaattacgcatgtatacatgtatatgcataaataacttagctagcaaatatttgtacactgtttgtattttactaaaagaaatatatatgtatatgtagatatatatattgaacaaATTaccaagaaaacaaaacttaaatggGAAATTCTTGCtggtttaattttgttttttggtaaACAGTAAATCAACGAAAGCGTCGTCGTTattttgtaaatgtaaaaagcagacacaagcaaaagctgaaGTATAAACAAACTCTCGTTATCTCTTGTGATCAActcagttgttgttatgtATGAAAAATGattgaataaacaaacaaatttgaaagtATATATTAAACACTGTACAATTGTAAAAGAAATGCTGCAGGCAAACGCcgcaaatgattttttttttttataattattacaaaagaaacaaaagtcTAGAGCGAAATtagcaaaatacacacacacacactcttggagcagatatatgtatacatgcatacacatatatatctatctatttTTTGATGTCCAAATTAAATGCGCGTAAATCTTTCAGAACACAGAGgtatagtaaatatttaaaattaaaaataaaaatgaaacacatTTGagcaaaagaataaaaatgatGGCAACAGAGCTGCAACGTTTTTTTTAACGCAGCTCTAACCGTacagttgcataaataataaatatttttattgtcattgcataatttttaaggtagtaattttaatatttaaaacttaagcaaaaaacaaccaacaaaacaaacaataaacgaaaacaaaatgcgaatgtgtaaacaaataaaacataaaaacaaaaaactgcagtagaaattaaaatattgttataaatatttgtctcAATGAGAAacgaaacaacaaacaaaaaacagcaacaaaaaatggaaactgaatatgaaaaaaacagaaaaaaaaaacatcaataaaaaaacataaaaaatttataaaaaggtGCTCagttatttttcaatataaatctTTAAGATAtgaatagaaaataaaatagtttagaCTTAAATGTACAAGAAGAACATCAGGCGCTCCGCTTAGACAGAAGATTAAACAATGAGTCCTCCTTGGACTAGAAGAAGGGGCAGGCGAATGAACTGTTCGAATGCTCCTTCGATGGAGAACACTCACCCATCCGTCATTAGccaatgt is part of the Drosophila busckii strain San Diego stock center, stock number 13000-0081.31 chromosome X, ASM1175060v1, whole genome shotgun sequence genome and encodes:
- the LOC108606598 gene encoding cyclic AMP response element-binding protein B isoform X2 gives rise to the protein MDNSIVEENGNSASSGNVNDVDVSAAVAAAAAAAAATGAQQQQQQQQQQQSQNQQSTTATNNASGTASVLTTTANCNIQYPMQSLAQHGLQVQSVIQAANHSGVIQTAAGTQQQQQQQQQQQQQQQALAAAAAMHKGGGGVVYVTKPANTTVIHTTTSNAVQIPPNFQCKIKPEPNTQHPEDSDESLSDDDSQHHRSNLTRRPSYNKIFTEISGPDISAGAALQMSDGGVPCSQLSSGAGAGGGGIGNSTSSPLLHMTPDTAYYLSNRIPFNTNNSGIAEDQTRKREIRLQKNREAARECRRKKKEYIKCLENRVAVLENQNKALIEELKSLKELYCQTKNE
- the LOC108606598 gene encoding cyclic AMP response element-binding protein B isoform X4, which encodes MDNSIVEENGNSASSGNVNDVDVSAAVAAAAAAAAATGAQQQQQQQQQQQSQNQQSTTATNNASGTASVLTTTANCNIQYPMQSLAQHGLQVQSVIQAANHSGVIQTAAGTQQQQQQQQQQQQQQQALAAAAAMHKGGGGVVYVTKPANTTVIHTTTSNAVQIPPNFQCKIKPEPNTQHPEDSDESLSDDDSQHHRSNLTRRPSYNKIFTEISGPDISDNSGIAEDQTRKREIRLQKNREAARECRRKKKEYIKCLENRVAVLENQNKALIEELKSLKELYCQTKNE
- the LOC108606598 gene encoding cyclic AMP response element-binding protein B isoform X1, whose product is MDNSIVEENGNSASSGNVNDVDVSAAVAAAAAAAAATGAQQQQQQQQQQQSQNQQSTTATNNASGTASVLTTTANCNIQYPMQSLAQHGLQVQSVIQAANHSGVIQTAAGTQQQQQQQQQQQQQQQALAAAAAMHKGGGGVVYVTKPANTTVIHTTTSNAVQVRNKIPPNFQCKIKPEPNTQHPEDSDESLSDDDSQHHRSNLTRRPSYNKIFTEISGPDISAGAALQMSDGGVPCSQLSSGAGAGGGGIGNSTSSPLLHMTPDTAYYLSNRIPFNTNNSGIAEDQTRKREIRLQKNREAARECRRKKKEYIKCLENRVAVLENQNKALIEELKSLKELYCQTKNE
- the LOC108606598 gene encoding cyclic AMP response element-binding protein B isoform X3; protein product: MDNSIVEENGNSASSGNVNDVDVSAAVAAAAAAAAATGAQQQQQQQQQQQSQNQQSTTATNNASGTASVLTTTANCNIQYPMQSLAQHGLQVQSVIQAANHSGVIQTAAGTQQQQQQQQQQQQQQQALAAAAAMHKGGGGVVYVTKPANTTVIHTTTSNAVQVRNKIPPNFQCKIKPEPNTQHPEDSDESLSDDDSQHHRSNLTRRPSYNKIFTEISGPDISDNSGIAEDQTRKREIRLQKNREAARECRRKKKEYIKCLENRVAVLENQNKALIEELKSLKELYCQTKNE